A section of the Phacochoerus africanus isolate WHEZ1 chromosome 4, ROS_Pafr_v1, whole genome shotgun sequence genome encodes:
- the JUNB gene encoding transcription factor JunB, giving the protein MCTKMEQPFYHDDSYAAAGYGRTPGGLSLHDYKLLKPSLALNLADPYRNLKTPGARGPGPEGSGGGSYFSGQGSDTGASLKLASSELERLIVPNSNGVITTTPTPPGQYFYPRGGGSGGGAGGAGGGVTEEQEGFADGFVKALDDLHKMNHVTPPNVSLGASGGPPAGPGGVYAGPEPPPVYTNLSSYSPASAPSGGAGTAVGTGSSYPTATISYLPHAPPFAGGHPAQLGLGRGASTFKEEPQTVPEARSRDATPPVSPINMEDQERIKVERKRLRNRLAATKCRKRKLERIARLEDKVKTLKAENAGLSSTAGLLREQVAQLKQKVMTHVSNGCQLLLGVKGHAF; this is encoded by the coding sequence ATGTGCACTAAAATGGAACAGCCCTTCTACCACGACGATTCTTACGCAGCAGCGGGATACGGCCGGACCCCGGGCGGCCTCTCTCTACACGACTACAAACTCCTGAAACCCAGCCTGGCGCTCAATCTGGCCGACCCCTACCGAAATCTCAAAACACCCGGGGCGCGGGGTCCCGGCCCAGAGGGCAGCGGTGGCGGCAGCTACTTTTCCGGCCAGGGCTCGGACACAGGCGCGTCGCTCAAGCTTGCCTCTTCGGAGCTGGAGCGCCTGATCGTCCCCAACAGCAACGGCGTGATCACGACGACGCCCACGCCCCCGGGACAGTACTTTTACCCCCGCGGGGGTGGCAGTGGTGGAGGTGCTGGGGGCGCAGGGGGCGGCGTCACCGAGGAGCAGGAAGGCTTCGCCGACGGCTTTGTAAAAGCCCTGGACGACCTGCACAAGATGAACCACGTGACGCCCCCCAACGTGTCCCTGGGTGCCAGCGGGGGGCCCCCAGCCGGGCCCGGGGGCGTCTACGCGGGTCCAGAGCCACCTCCCGTCTACACCAACCTCAGCAGCTATTCTCCAGCCTCTGCGCCCTCCGGAGGCGCCGGGACCGCCGTCGGTACCGGGAGCTCGTACCCGACGGCCACCATCAGCTACCTCCCACACGCGCCACCCTTCGCTGGCGGCCATCCCGCGCAGCTGGGCCTGGGCCGCGGCGCCTCTACCTTCAAGGAGGAACCGCAGACCGTGCCTGAGGCGCGCAGCCGCGACGCCACGCCGCCGGTGTCCCCCATCAACATGGAAGACCAGGAGCGCATCAAAGTAGAGCGCAAGCGGCTGCGGAACCGGCTGGCGGCCACCAAATGCCGGAAGCGGAAGCTGGAGCGCATCGCGCGCCTGGAGGACAAGGTGAAGACACTCAAGGCCGAGAACGCGGGGCTGTCCAGCACTGCTGGCCTCCTCCGGGAGCAGGTGGCCCAGCTCAAACAGAAGGTCATGACCCACGTCAGCAACGGCTGCCAGCTGCTGCTTGGGGTCAAGGGACACGCCTTCTGA